Proteins encoded within one genomic window of Panicum virgatum strain AP13 chromosome 1N, P.virgatum_v5, whole genome shotgun sequence:
- the LOC120657085 gene encoding ribulose-1,5 bisphosphate carboxylase/oxygenase large subunit N-methyltransferase, chloroplastic-like gives MATSTTALHPQFRPPLRAPARRRPLPHSSYSSFARARPRTTIRASAASASAPAQQEAVAGVPWGCEIESLESAASLERWLIDSGLPEQRLAIQRVDVGERGLAALKNIRKGEKLLFVPPALVITADSEWSRPEVGEVMKRNAVPDWPLIATYLISEASLEGSSRWSSYIAALPRQPYSLLYWTRAELDAYLVASPIRERAVQRITDVIGTYNDLRDRIFSKHSDLFPEEVYNIETFLWSFGILFSRLVRLPSMDGRVALVPWADMLNHSPEVETFLDFDKSSQGIVFTTDRAYQPGEQVFISYGKKSSGELLLSYGFVPKEGTNPNDSVELLVSIDKSDKCYKEKLKALKRNGLSASESFPLRVTGWPVELMAYAFLVVSPPDMSQRFEEMAVAASNKNSTKPGFNYPELEERALQFILDCCESNISKYSKYLEGGNGSPQGSINAKQANRTLLLKQLAKDLCISERRILYRTQYILRRRLRDMRGGELRALSLFNGLRKLFK, from the exons atggccacctccaccaccgcgcTCCACCCGCAATTCCGGCCACCGCTGCGCGCTCccgcccgtcgccgcccgctcccACACTCCTCGTATTCCTCGTTCGCCCGCGCTCGCCCTCGCACTACCATCCGAGCCTCAGCGGCGTCCGCTTCCGCGCCCGCGCAGCAGGAGGCCGTCGCGGGCGTCCCGTGGGGCTGCGAGATCGAGTCCCTGGAGAGCGCGGCGTCGCTGGAGCGGTGGCTCATAGACTCGGGCCTCCCAGAGCAACGCCTGGCTATCCAGCGCGTGGATGTCGGCGAGCGCGGCCTTGCCGCTCTCAAGAACATCCGCAAGGGGGAGAAGCTGCTCTTCGTGCCGCCTGCCCTCGTCATCACTGCCGATTCG GAGTGGAGCCGCCCAGAGGTGGGGGAGGTGATGAAGAGGAACGCCGTGCCTGACTGGCCGCTTATTGCCACTTATCTCATAAGCGAAGCCAGTTTAGAGGGATCGTCGAGGTGGAGCAGCTACATAGCAGCTTTGCCAAGGCAGCCTTACTCGCTTTTGTACTG GACTCGTGCAGAGCTAGATGCATACCTGGTGGCTTCGCCAATCAGGGAACGTGCAGTTCAGAGGATAACTGATGTGATTGGGAC ATACAACGACCTTCGAGATCGTATATTTTCTAAACATTCAGATTTATTCCCTGAAGAG GTATATAACATAGAGACATTTCTATGGTCCTTTGGCATTCTCTTCTCACGCCTG GTTCGTTTGCCATCAATGGATGGAAGGGTTGCACTAGTTCCTTGGGCAGATATGCTTAACCATAGCCCTGAG GTGGAAACATTCTTGGACTTCGATAAGTCATCGCAAGGAATAGTTTTCACCACTGACCGTGCATATCAACCAGGTGAGCAG GTTTTTATATCTTACGGGAAGAAATCCAGTGGTGAGCTATTGCTTTCATACGGTTTTGTTCCAAAAGAGGGGACAAACCCAAATGATTCAGTTGAGTTACTGGTGTCTATTGATAAATCTGACAAGTGCTACAAAGAGAAGCTAAAAGCACTAAAGCGGAATGGTTTGTCAGC ATCTGAAAGTTTCCCATTGCGGGTTACTGGGTGGCCAGTTGAGCTGATGGCTTATGCCTTCCTTGTGGTCAGTCCTCCTGACATGAGTCAACGCTTTGAGGAG ATGGCTGTTGCTGCATCGAATAAAAATTCAACCAAACCTGGATTTAATTATCCTGAATTGGAAGAACGGGCTCTTCAGTTTATCCTGGACTGCTGTGAATCTAATATATCAAAGTATTCCAAGTACCTAGAG GGTGGCAATGGCTCTCCACAAGGTTCAATAAATGCAAAGCAAGCCAACAGGACCTTACTGCTAAAACAGCTAGCAAAAGATCTGTGCATCAGTGAACGGAGAATCTTGTATCGTACACAATAT ATACTGCGTAGAAGATTGAGGGACATGAGAGGTGGTGAACTTAGAGCTTTGTCATTGTTCAATGGGCTCAGAAAGCTCTTCAAATAA